A single window of Nitrospirota bacterium DNA harbors:
- a CDS encoding RHS repeat-associated core domain-containing protein, translating into ITQGETITTFVYDGDGGRVKKIVGSTTTRYISKLYECDNTNCTRFIWTGSTRIATIASNGAVNYWHGDHLGSSSVITDAAGNKVQTITYYPYGGTNRNESSSNPVIDVPYKYTGKELDVSTGLYYYEARYYDPTLGRFISADTIVPHASDPQSYNRYSYVRNNPLLYIDPTGHKFKFSKFLGNPIVRGVGWAFAPGAMAFLDKTTRPYAIATAAVVASIYTGGAAAPAFASLTGSVFAGAVIGGAVGGAVGGVVGSTGSALSGNHVNWGTSILAGAAGGALGGAVGLSQDSFLTLMGRGVTGGVTSAIRGGNFGIGFAIGFGTATAFEAYTALTGFAGVNPGPGTGNEVKGVGDPSAKQFLDNVGVSNPTEQALQAAQQSFCCNEGSTLMRAAGMLPFVNAMGGGHDFLTDSSHLGMNVLTNIPTMLPMYGLTVAAGINQLTVDGQTFSLTAPLLTQIRVR; encoded by the coding sequence ATCACTCAAGGCGAGACCATCACGACGTTCGTCTATGACGGGGATGGGGGCCGAGTGAAGAAGATCGTCGGCAGCACCACGACGCGCTATATCAGCAAGCTCTACGAGTGCGACAACACGAACTGCACGCGCTTTATCTGGACTGGGAGCACCCGCATTGCGACCATCGCCAGCAACGGTGCCGTTAACTACTGGCATGGAGATCATCTGGGCTCCAGCAGTGTGATTACCGACGCAGCGGGTAACAAGGTGCAGACGATCACCTACTACCCCTACGGCGGGACCAACAGGAACGAGAGTTCCAGCAACCCCGTCATTGATGTCCCCTACAAGTACACGGGCAAAGAACTCGATGTCAGCACCGGCCTCTATTACTACGAAGCCCGGTACTATGACCCGACGCTGGGCCGGTTCATCTCAGCGGATACCATCGTGCCGCATGCAAGCGATCCGCAAAGTTATAACCGGTACAGTTATGTGCGGAACAATCCACTGCTCTATATCGATCCGACCGGGCATAAATTCAAGTTCAGCAAGTTCCTCGGAAATCCCATCGTGCGCGGCGTTGGGTGGGCATTTGCGCCTGGCGCAATGGCATTTCTCGACAAAACCACGCGTCCTTACGCCATTGCAACTGCTGCAGTGGTAGCCTCGATCTATACAGGAGGAGCTGCGGCGCCGGCGTTTGCCAGCTTGACCGGTAGTGTATTCGCTGGAGCGGTGATTGGTGGCGCAGTCGGAGGAGCTGTCGGAGGCGTGGTCGGCTCTACTGGATCGGCATTGTCAGGCAATCACGTCAATTGGGGAACATCGATTCTTGCGGGAGCAGCTGGAGGAGCACTCGGAGGAGCAGTAGGATTGAGTCAGGATTCGTTTTTGACGTTAATGGGACGAGGTGTGACGGGAGGAGTGACCTCGGCCATTCGAGGAGGAAACTTTGGAATCGGCTTTGCCATTGGATTTGGAACAGCCACTGCCTTTGAGGCATACACTGCATTGACGGGATTTGCAGGGGTTAACCCAGGTCCAGGAACGGGCAATGAAGTGAAAGGGGTAGGTGACCCTTCCGCCAAACAGTTTTTGGATAATGTCGGAGTTTCAAACCCTACAGAGCAAGCTCTCCAAGCGGCACAGCAAAGTTTTTGTTGCAACGAAGGCTCAACGTTGATGAGAGCCGCAGGGATGCTTCCATTTGTGAACGCCATGGGGGGCGGACATGACTTTTTAACTGACTCAAGCCATCTCGGGATGAATGTTCTCACGAACATTCCCACAATGCTGCCCATGTATGGGTTGACGGTAGCGGCAGGAATTAACCAACTCACTGTTGATGGGCAAACGTTCTCGTTGACTGCCCCTTTGCTTACGCAGATAAGAGTCCGGTAA
- a CDS encoding HD domain-containing protein — MSDGHQSNAPYDGSALIADPIHQYVSFTVPFSAADQHERTEKDLIDSPWVQRLRYIYQLQSARWVYPSAEHTRFVHSLGTMHVAGRFARHLYPFLKKTVKDIPSANYVEEFLRVTALAHDIGHGPFCHFFDDNYLHAFGASHEKLGQIIIRDHLGPIIRKIRRSPSGPFDKGEELNPDQIAHVILKEKGKDNSRIPRWINMLQPVISGSYTADNLDYVLRDSYMCGVAVGPVDLSRLIHYTILTDKGFTIHKTGLPALQMFLNTRMYLYSNVYYHRTTRAIDIHLRDIFGETMKLLFPHDPRKKMSEYLALTDWSLLEQVRGWKTSRHATERRLGAEWQRILGRDVKWKMAYSAVLKEKGQERGMDFPSHKHFEEQITKELPAKLKKVEFRVDMAPLDPRPDPKDRRGNPLYVYDPSTKVVSTDPLEEFLDLLPTRLVQFRVYTLDHTYDEALSRATATVLNKTPSSLESNE; from the coding sequence ATGTCAGACGGTCATCAATCCAATGCTCCCTACGATGGATCGGCGCTGATCGCCGATCCAATCCATCAATATGTCTCCTTCACCGTGCCCTTCTCCGCTGCGGACCAGCACGAGCGGACGGAAAAGGACCTGATCGACTCCCCCTGGGTCCAGCGCCTCCGGTACATCTATCAGCTCCAGAGCGCCAGGTGGGTCTATCCCTCCGCGGAACATACTCGCTTCGTCCATTCGCTCGGCACGATGCATGTGGCAGGCCGTTTTGCGCGCCATCTCTATCCGTTTCTCAAGAAAACGGTGAAAGACATCCCCTCCGCGAACTATGTGGAAGAATTCCTTCGCGTCACCGCCCTCGCGCACGACATCGGCCACGGCCCCTTCTGCCATTTCTTCGACGACAACTATTTGCACGCCTTCGGCGCCAGTCACGAAAAACTCGGGCAGATCATTATCCGCGACCATCTCGGTCCCATCATCCGTAAAATCAGACGCAGTCCCTCCGGCCCCTTCGACAAAGGCGAGGAGCTCAACCCCGACCAGATCGCCCATGTGATCCTCAAGGAAAAAGGCAAAGACAACTCCCGCATTCCCCGATGGATCAACATGCTCCAGCCGGTCATTTCCGGCAGCTATACCGCAGACAACCTCGACTATGTCCTGCGCGACTCCTATATGTGCGGCGTGGCAGTGGGGCCGGTCGATCTCTCCCGACTCATCCACTACACGATCCTCACGGACAAGGGATTCACGATCCATAAGACAGGCCTTCCGGCCCTGCAGATGTTTCTCAACACCCGCATGTATCTCTATTCCAACGTCTACTACCACCGGACTACGCGCGCGATCGACATCCACCTCCGCGACATCTTCGGCGAGACCATGAAGCTCCTCTTTCCCCACGATCCCCGCAAAAAGATGAGCGAATACCTGGCGCTGACGGATTGGTCGCTGCTCGAACAGGTACGGGGATGGAAGACCTCGCGCCATGCCACCGAGCGGCGTCTGGGTGCAGAATGGCAGAGGATTCTCGGGCGCGACGTCAAATGGAAGATGGCCTATAGCGCGGTGCTCAAGGAAAAAGGCCAGGAGCGCGGCATGGACTTTCCCAGCCACAAGCACTTCGAAGAGCAAATTACAAAAGAATTACCGGCGAAGCTGAAAAAAGTGGAATTCCGCGTCGACATGGCGCCGCTTGACCCTCGGCCTGACCCGAAAGACCGGCGCGGCAATCCCCTCTACGTCTACGACCCCAGCACCAAAGTCGTTTCAACCGACCCCTTGGAGGAATTCCTCGACCTGCTGCCCACCCGCCTGGTCCAATTCCGCGTCTATACCCTCGACCATACCTATGACGAAGCCCTCTCGCGAGCCACGGCGACAGTGCTGAACAAGACCCCGTCGAGCCTCGAATCGAACGAGTAG
- a CDS encoding DUF2062 domain-containing protein — translation MAMLPSFRSLIKRVLHLKESPQRTALAFAMGVFIAFSPTYGLHTVMVLFCAWALGLNFLALMVGASLNNPWTIVPILGATYWVGALLLGRSDGPAFDWHDLSFGAIYEQVMPYAVPFFLGGLVLSLLGAALTYPLANYFLTKHRQPHPPDQAKPLPPPQDVR, via the coding sequence ATGGCTATGCTCCCCTCATTCCGATCGCTGATAAAACGGGTCCTCCATCTCAAGGAATCACCGCAGCGAACGGCGCTAGCCTTCGCCATGGGAGTCTTCATCGCCTTTTCCCCAACCTATGGCCTCCACACCGTCATGGTGCTCTTCTGCGCCTGGGCCCTGGGTCTGAACTTTCTTGCCCTCATGGTCGGCGCCTCCCTCAATAATCCCTGGACCATCGTCCCGATCCTCGGCGCCACCTATTGGGTGGGCGCGCTCTTGCTCGGCAGATCGGACGGCCCTGCTTTCGATTGGCATGACCTGAGCTTCGGCGCGATCTACGAACAGGTCATGCCCTACGCCGTGCCATTCTTTTTGGGAGGATTGGTCCTGAGTCTCCTCGGTGCCGCGCTCACCTACCCGCTCGCCAACTATTTCCTGACCAAACATCGGCAGCCTCATCCCCCGGACCAGGCAAAGCCATTGCCGCCCCCTCAAGATGTACGCTAA
- the thiL gene encoding thiamine-phosphate kinase has product MAPTARSKSRSAIHEFDLIRTLQQQYNRNDPSVIRGIGDDAAIVTSGAGKWSLLTTDLLAEGIHFDLRTATMTDIGFRAAVANLSDIAAMGGTPQYLLVSLAIPRTGAKQHVLQLYKGMMTACRPHHVTLIGGDTSASANGWFINITLVGMVPPRKALLRSGAQVGDLLYVTGTIGDALAGLMLLNEQPGKTRRPRTAALSARHRQFLINRHLHPTARLAEGQWLSTHRVATAAIDLSDGLSGDLRHICEESHVGMDLDLNSLPLSPACRAYAASRKLDPLALALTGGEDYELLFTLSPHHKAKVERAAKLHQFRMTCIGAIRPARNGIQAIDQDGTKRPLPNSSYEHFR; this is encoded by the coding sequence ATGGCGCCCACAGCCCGTTCGAAGTCCCGCAGCGCGATTCACGAATTCGATCTCATTCGCACGCTCCAGCAACAATATAATCGCAACGATCCCTCGGTGATTCGAGGGATCGGCGACGATGCGGCCATCGTGACCTCAGGAGCCGGCAAATGGAGCCTCCTAACCACCGACCTGTTAGCAGAGGGCATCCATTTCGATCTCCGAACCGCCACGATGACCGATATCGGCTTCCGCGCCGCAGTGGCCAATCTCAGCGACATTGCGGCAATGGGAGGGACGCCTCAGTATCTGCTCGTGTCCCTGGCCATTCCCCGCACCGGCGCCAAACAACATGTGCTTCAACTCTACAAGGGCATGATGACAGCCTGCCGCCCGCATCACGTCACACTCATCGGCGGGGATACTTCTGCCTCAGCCAACGGATGGTTTATCAACATCACGCTGGTCGGAATGGTCCCGCCCCGCAAGGCTCTGCTCCGAAGCGGCGCGCAAGTTGGAGATCTGCTCTACGTGACCGGCACGATCGGCGATGCCTTAGCAGGATTGATGCTCTTGAACGAACAACCCGGCAAGACACGCCGCCCCCGCACGGCAGCGCTCTCGGCCAGACACAGACAGTTTCTGATCAACAGGCACCTGCATCCAACAGCACGTCTCGCGGAAGGCCAATGGCTCAGTACCCATCGCGTCGCAACCGCTGCAATCGATCTGTCGGACGGCCTGTCCGGCGATCTCCGCCATATTTGCGAAGAAAGCCATGTCGGCATGGATCTCGATCTGAATTCGCTCCCGCTCTCTCCTGCCTGCCGCGCCTATGCGGCATCCAGGAAGCTCGACCCATTGGCCCTGGCACTGACCGGAGGCGAAGATTATGAATTGCTCTTTACCCTGTCTCCGCACCACAAGGCCAAGGTTGAGCGGGCCGCCAAGCTTCACCAGTTTCGCATGACCTGCATCGGCGCCATTCGCCCGGCTCGCAACGGCATCCAGGCGATCGACCAGGACGGGACGAAACGTCCGTTACCGAACAGCAGTTACGAGCATTTCAGATAA
- the lon gene encoding endopeptidase La produces MNDSIEQDLQPPQNAEIPDHLPLLPVRDIVVFPYMVLPLFVGRDMSIKAIEAALAGNRMIFLATQKALDVENPTADDIHTVGTVGIIMRMLKLPDERIKVLVQGISKAKITGYIQTEPYYSVRISKFPEQKPVGAALETEATMRTVKEQIERLVSLGKVLIPDVMVVIENLEDPGRLADMVASNLGLKVEITQAVLEIIDPIKRLRHVSDILGKEIEVLSMQQKIQAQAKGEMDKTQREYFLREQLKAIQKELGELDERAEEITEFRKRIAELKMPEKVLKETEKQLKRLEKMHPDTAESATVRTYIEWIVELPWSKRSKDNLDLKAASKVLNEDHYDLEKVKERILEYLAVRKLKDKMKGPILCFVGPPGVGKTSLGKSIARALGREFVRISLGGVRDEAEIRGHRRTYVGALPGRIIQGMKQAGTNNPVFMLDEVDKVGMDFRGDPSAALLEVLDPEQNNSFTDHYLGVPFDLTDVLFIATANLIDPILPALRDRMEVISIPGYTEEEKLGIAQKYLVPRQLNEHGITEKHVRITEPAVRQIISNYTREAGVRNLEREIANVMRKVAKKVAEGKGVGFPVNPANLHKYLGVPKFVPEEELQIDEIGVATGLAWTESGGDVLYIEATAMKGKGQLTLTGQLGDVMKESAQAALSYVRSRERTLGINPDVFTTQDLHIHVPAGAIPKDGPSAGITMATAIASTLSQIPVRRDLAMTGEITLRGRVLPIGGLKEKLLAAKRAKLTTVILPKRNKKDLDEIPKHILKGIHLVFADTMDDVMKVALRRGPKPRPAGKPHKTQLPQKKQTARAKIGRASRSQPAQATTRASTPR; encoded by the coding sequence ATGAACGACTCGATCGAACAAGACTTACAGCCACCGCAAAACGCTGAAATCCCGGACCACCTTCCCCTGTTGCCGGTCCGGGACATCGTAGTCTTCCCCTATATGGTCCTCCCCCTGTTCGTCGGGCGGGACATGTCGATCAAAGCGATTGAAGCCGCCTTAGCCGGCAACCGCATGATATTTCTCGCCACGCAAAAGGCCCTGGACGTCGAAAATCCGACGGCGGACGACATCCATACCGTCGGCACGGTCGGCATCATCATGCGGATGCTGAAACTGCCGGACGAACGCATCAAGGTGCTCGTGCAGGGGATCTCGAAAGCCAAGATCACGGGCTATATCCAGACAGAGCCCTACTACTCCGTGCGGATCAGCAAGTTCCCCGAACAGAAGCCGGTCGGCGCCGCCCTCGAAACCGAAGCCACCATGCGGACAGTAAAGGAACAGATCGAACGGCTCGTGAGCCTCGGGAAGGTCCTGATCCCGGACGTGATGGTCGTCATCGAAAACCTCGAAGACCCTGGCCGGCTCGCCGATATGGTGGCCTCCAACCTCGGGCTCAAAGTCGAGATCACTCAGGCTGTCCTGGAAATCATCGACCCGATCAAGCGCCTCCGGCATGTCAGCGACATCCTCGGCAAAGAGATCGAAGTCCTCTCCATGCAGCAGAAGATTCAAGCGCAGGCCAAAGGGGAGATGGACAAGACCCAGCGCGAATACTTCCTGCGCGAGCAACTCAAAGCCATTCAAAAAGAACTGGGCGAGCTCGACGAGCGGGCGGAGGAAATCACCGAGTTCCGCAAGCGGATCGCCGAATTGAAGATGCCGGAAAAAGTACTGAAAGAAACGGAAAAGCAGCTCAAGCGCCTGGAGAAAATGCACCCGGACACCGCTGAATCCGCGACCGTCCGGACCTACATCGAGTGGATCGTGGAACTGCCCTGGTCCAAACGGTCGAAGGACAACCTCGACCTCAAGGCCGCCTCCAAAGTCCTCAACGAGGACCACTACGATCTGGAGAAGGTGAAGGAGCGCATCCTCGAATATCTGGCCGTGCGGAAACTCAAAGACAAAATGAAGGGCCCGATCCTCTGCTTCGTCGGACCGCCCGGCGTCGGCAAGACTTCGCTCGGCAAATCGATCGCCCGCGCGCTCGGCCGCGAGTTCGTGCGCATTAGTCTCGGCGGCGTCCGCGACGAAGCCGAAATCCGCGGCCATCGCCGCACCTATGTCGGCGCGCTTCCAGGCCGCATCATTCAAGGCATGAAACAAGCCGGCACCAACAATCCGGTCTTCATGCTGGACGAAGTCGACAAGGTCGGCATGGATTTTCGCGGCGACCCCTCCGCGGCCCTGCTCGAAGTGCTCGACCCGGAACAGAACAACTCGTTCACGGACCATTACCTGGGCGTGCCCTTCGACCTGACCGACGTGCTCTTCATTGCCACGGCGAACCTGATCGACCCCATCCTGCCGGCCCTGCGCGACCGGATGGAAGTCATCAGCATCCCCGGCTATACCGAAGAAGAAAAGTTGGGCATCGCCCAGAAATACCTGGTCCCCCGGCAACTGAACGAACATGGCATCACCGAGAAACATGTCCGTATCACCGAACCGGCCGTGCGCCAAATCATCAGCAACTATACGCGTGAAGCCGGCGTCCGGAACCTCGAACGAGAAATCGCCAATGTCATGCGCAAAGTCGCCAAAAAAGTGGCGGAGGGCAAAGGCGTCGGATTCCCCGTCAATCCGGCCAACCTGCACAAATATCTCGGGGTCCCCAAGTTCGTGCCGGAAGAGGAATTACAGATAGACGAAATCGGCGTAGCCACAGGGTTGGCCTGGACTGAGTCAGGCGGCGACGTGCTCTATATCGAAGCCACGGCCATGAAGGGCAAGGGACAATTGACCCTCACAGGCCAGCTGGGCGACGTGATGAAGGAATCGGCGCAGGCCGCCTTGAGCTATGTCCGGTCGCGCGAACGCACCCTCGGCATCAATCCCGATGTCTTCACCACACAGGATCTCCATATCCATGTGCCGGCCGGAGCCATTCCCAAGGACGGACCCTCCGCCGGCATTACCATGGCCACGGCCATTGCCTCGACCCTGTCACAGATCCCGGTGCGCCGCGACTTGGCGATGACCGGCGAGATCACGCTCCGGGGCCGGGTGCTCCCCATCGGGGGATTGAAGGAAAAACTGTTGGCGGCAAAACGGGCCAAGCTCACCACCGTGATCCTGCCGAAGCGGAACAAGAAGGACCTCGACGAGATTCCCAAACACATCTTAAAGGGTATTCACCTCGTCTTTGCGGACACGATGGACGATGTGATGAAGGTGGCGCTCCGACGGGGCCCGAAGCCCAGGCCAGCCGGCAAGCCCCACAAGACGCAACTGCCACAGAAGAAACAGACTGCCCGCGCAAAGATTGGGCGGGCCTCTCGCTCACAGCCGGCACAGGCAACCACCAGGGCCTCGACGCCCCGCTAA
- the galU gene encoding UTP--glucose-1-phosphate uridylyltransferase GalU — protein MSRVEVRKAVIPAAGLGTRFLPATKASPKEMLPLVDKPLIQYAVEEAVASGIEDIIIITGRGKRAIEDHFDRSVELEENLKGSGKAQLLSQMRHISTLANFCYVRQPEALGLGHAVLCAQRLIGDEPFAVILGDEIIDAPVPGLAQLIHAYKKRQGAILGVQEVPHHEVNRYGIVSPRTIAAGVHRVEGLIEKPSPDEAPSNLAVIGRYVLPPEIFSILRKTTPGKNGEIQLTDALRELAKKFPMYALEIQGQRYDAGDKLGFLIATVEFALKNPSLGPDFGEYLRNRLTSLKKRGTTRSRKT, from the coding sequence ATGTCACGCGTCGAAGTCCGCAAAGCCGTGATTCCCGCCGCAGGCCTGGGTACGCGCTTCCTTCCCGCGACGAAAGCATCTCCCAAAGAAATGCTGCCGCTGGTCGATAAACCGCTCATTCAATATGCGGTGGAAGAAGCGGTCGCCTCCGGGATCGAAGACATCATCATCATCACGGGGCGCGGCAAACGCGCGATCGAAGACCATTTCGACCGCTCCGTCGAACTGGAAGAAAACCTCAAGGGCAGCGGCAAAGCGCAGCTCCTGAGCCAGATGCGGCATATCTCCACCCTCGCGAACTTCTGTTACGTCCGTCAGCCGGAAGCATTGGGACTCGGCCATGCGGTCCTCTGCGCCCAACGGCTAATCGGCGACGAACCCTTTGCCGTCATTCTCGGCGACGAAATCATCGATGCCCCCGTGCCAGGCCTCGCGCAACTCATTCATGCCTACAAAAAACGACAGGGCGCGATCCTCGGCGTGCAGGAAGTGCCCCACCACGAAGTCAACCGCTATGGAATTGTGTCGCCCCGAACCATTGCCGCGGGAGTCCATCGGGTCGAGGGCCTCATTGAAAAGCCGTCGCCGGACGAAGCCCCTTCGAATCTCGCTGTCATCGGCCGCTACGTCCTGCCGCCGGAGATTTTCTCCATCCTGCGAAAGACCACGCCCGGCAAAAACGGCGAAATCCAATTAACCGACGCCCTCCGGGAATTGGCCAAGAAATTCCCGATGTATGCTCTGGAGATCCAGGGACAACGGTACGACGCAGGGGACAAGTTGGGGTTTCTCATTGCCACAGTCGAGTTCGCACTCAAGAATCCCTCCCTGGGACCGGACTTCGGCGAGTATCTGCGAAATCGCCTGACGTCTCTCAAGAAGCGCGGCACGACACGATCACGAAAAACCTAG
- the bamA gene encoding outer membrane protein assembly factor BamA, which translates to MTYGSSGPRWFLVLLLVTLSCGALPLFAVAAEQAGVKVTTIEIRGNKRIELPAIAGRLTLKPGDPYTPENVRGQIKILYETGFFEDVQLETEPGAGGVALAFLVREKPFITEIVFDGNQELSDDKLKEKITIKSQAFLDQPQAKESAEKIRLAYQEDGYFDCHVTPIVQTLDEDRKRLTFFVKEGTKARVKKVNFDGLFAATKDELFKVMATREWVPWHGPFTQLKLPSLLSDAGVLKREEMNNDAERIKEILLNKGYLNIQVGLPTVELSEDKKWFVVTYTVMEGEPFTVAEVGFRGNTVFEDPELREGLKIKDGEIFQRQKIRDEITRLNDLYGGKGYAFADVSPAVTPNPEDRTATITLTIKEGEMMRIRQININGNDKTKDNVIRREVRVDEQDVIDTPALKRSFQRLNNLNFFETVEILPAQVGPDKVDLNVRVKEKPTGQFSIGGGFSTLDKLVAIADITEGNLGGNGWMGRIRGQLGQQRTLGLITFRNPYLNDSLTSMQLDVYRSMTNYMTYFEKKSGASVTFSRWLSEYATGSVSLFAEQLNFSDPQEGICPDVFPMVCRQLGSQTTTGFRTSLARDTRDYYLDPRTGWRTSVGFDLGTPYLGGSNDFYKYTLDVIKYTPLPFDTRFSIHARYGAAEGINGKAIPLTERYFVGGINTMRGFVFGQAGPVTTGRTLLGATKELIFNNDFIFTISSDAKLNGVIFFDYGKGFDDNESVSFKLRKTAGIEGRWISPFGPLRAAYGLNLSPREGEREGVFEFTMGSLF; encoded by the coding sequence ATGACGTACGGCTCCTCAGGGCCTCGGTGGTTCCTCGTTTTATTACTCGTCACCTTGTCCTGCGGGGCGCTGCCGTTGTTTGCGGTCGCAGCGGAACAGGCCGGAGTGAAAGTCACGACGATCGAGATCCGGGGCAACAAGCGGATCGAGTTGCCGGCGATTGCCGGACGGTTGACCTTGAAGCCGGGCGACCCCTACACCCCTGAAAATGTCCGGGGCCAAATCAAAATTCTCTACGAGACAGGGTTCTTCGAAGACGTGCAGCTGGAGACGGAGCCGGGAGCGGGCGGGGTGGCTCTGGCCTTTCTGGTCCGCGAGAAACCGTTTATCACCGAGATCGTCTTCGACGGGAATCAAGAGCTGAGCGACGACAAGCTCAAAGAAAAGATCACGATCAAGAGCCAAGCCTTTCTCGATCAGCCGCAGGCCAAGGAAAGCGCGGAGAAGATTCGTTTGGCCTATCAGGAGGACGGCTACTTCGATTGCCATGTGACCCCGATCGTGCAAACCTTGGACGAGGATCGGAAGCGACTGACGTTTTTCGTGAAAGAAGGAACCAAGGCGCGCGTCAAAAAGGTCAACTTTGACGGCCTGTTCGCGGCGACGAAAGACGAGCTGTTCAAGGTGATGGCGACGCGGGAATGGGTGCCCTGGCACGGTCCGTTCACACAGCTGAAGTTGCCGTCGCTGCTTTCGGATGCCGGCGTGTTGAAGCGGGAGGAAATGAATAACGACGCCGAGCGGATCAAAGAGATCTTGCTCAACAAAGGCTATCTGAACATCCAGGTCGGGTTGCCGACGGTGGAGCTCAGCGAGGACAAGAAATGGTTCGTCGTGACCTACACGGTGATGGAGGGGGAGCCGTTCACCGTGGCCGAAGTCGGGTTCCGCGGGAATACGGTGTTCGAAGATCCGGAGCTGCGCGAGGGGCTCAAGATTAAGGACGGGGAGATCTTTCAGCGGCAGAAAATTCGTGACGAGATTACCCGGTTGAACGATCTCTATGGAGGCAAAGGCTATGCCTTTGCCGATGTCTCGCCTGCAGTGACGCCGAATCCGGAGGACCGGACCGCCACCATCACCCTGACCATCAAGGAGGGGGAGATGATGCGGATCCGTCAGATCAACATCAATGGGAACGACAAGACCAAAGATAATGTGATTCGCCGGGAAGTCCGCGTCGATGAACAGGACGTGATCGATACCCCCGCGCTGAAGCGGAGCTTTCAGCGGCTCAACAACTTGAATTTCTTCGAGACAGTGGAAATCCTTCCTGCGCAGGTCGGTCCTGATAAGGTGGATCTCAATGTTCGTGTGAAAGAAAAGCCGACCGGCCAATTCAGTATCGGAGGTGGATTCAGCACCTTGGACAAGTTGGTCGCGATTGCCGATATTACGGAGGGGAACCTCGGCGGGAATGGCTGGATGGGACGAATCCGCGGTCAGTTGGGACAGCAGCGGACATTAGGGTTGATCACATTTCGCAATCCCTATCTGAACGATTCCTTGACGTCGATGCAGCTGGACGTTTACCGCAGTATGACCAACTACATGACCTATTTTGAGAAAAAGTCCGGCGCCAGCGTGACGTTTTCTCGATGGCTCTCTGAGTACGCCACAGGCAGTGTGAGCTTGTTTGCGGAGCAGTTGAATTTCAGCGATCCGCAAGAGGGGATTTGCCCGGATGTATTTCCTATGGTCTGCCGCCAGCTCGGAAGTCAGACGACGACCGGGTTCCGGACCTCGCTGGCTCGCGACACTAGGGACTATTATTTGGATCCCCGCACCGGTTGGCGCACCTCCGTCGGCTTCGATTTGGGCACGCCCTATTTGGGGGGATCCAACGATTTTTATAAATATACCCTGGATGTCATCAAGTACACCCCGCTCCCGTTTGATACGCGGTTCTCAATCCATGCGCGCTACGGTGCGGCAGAGGGCATCAATGGGAAGGCAATTCCTCTGACCGAACGGTATTTTGTTGGAGGTATTAATACCATGCGCGGGTTCGTGTTCGGGCAGGCGGGACCTGTGACCACCGGTCGGACGTTGCTTGGCGCGACCAAAGAGCTGATTTTTAATAATGATTTCATCTTTACGATTTCCTCCGATGCGAAGTTGAACGGGGTGATCTTCTTCGACTATGGAAAGGGCTTCGACGACAACGAGTCCGTGTCGTTTAAGTTGCGGAAAACGGCAGGCATCGAAGGGCGATGGATTTCACCGTTCGGCCCCTTGCGGGCGGCCTATGGGCTCAATTTGAGCCCGCGTGAAGGTGAGCGAGAAGGGGTGTTCGAGTTTACGATGGGCTCTCTGTTCTAG
- a CDS encoding OmpH family outer membrane protein, which produces MRADHVFKTVLSRSCLVMGLIVMAGCAAGGAKVEGTVGVVDPARLLSETSAGKKAKESLGAFSKNRQALIEIEEKELRRMEEDFGRQASVLSAPAKREREELFRRRMAEYQQKAGEMNREVQEKQKDVLEGFREKVELVVGKVSKRLGLQIVMDKGKGGPTLYSEEGLDITGHVIEEFNREYP; this is translated from the coding sequence ATGCGAGCTGATCATGTATTCAAAACCGTGCTGTCCCGGTCCTGCCTTGTCATGGGTCTCATTGTGATGGCCGGCTGTGCTGCAGGCGGGGCGAAGGTCGAGGGGACCGTGGGAGTCGTCGATCCGGCTCGTCTCCTGAGTGAGACGAGCGCCGGCAAAAAGGCCAAGGAGTCCTTGGGCGCGTTCTCCAAGAATCGTCAGGCCCTGATCGAGATAGAGGAAAAAGAGCTCCGCCGGATGGAAGAAGATTTTGGGAGGCAGGCCAGCGTGTTGAGTGCGCCTGCGAAACGTGAGCGTGAAGAACTATTCCGGCGCCGGATGGCGGAGTACCAGCAGAAAGCGGGCGAAATGAACCGGGAGGTTCAGGAGAAGCAAAAAGACGTGCTTGAAGGGTTCCGTGAGAAGGTGGAGCTGGTCGTGGGGAAAGTGTCGAAGCGTCTCGGGTTGCAAATCGTTATGGATAAGGGGAAGGGCGGCCCTACCTTATACAGCGAGGAGGGGCTCGACATCACCGGTCACGTGATCGAGGAATTTAACCGTGAATATCCCTAG